In Chrysemys picta bellii isolate R12L10 chromosome 22, ASM1138683v2, whole genome shotgun sequence, the genomic stretch TCGCTGTGTTAACGATGGAGCCTCTGGGTCCGAGTTGACCGGAGTCGCCCTTGGATGTGTTGTGACCTGACGAGGATCCTCGATGCACCATTGCTGCTGGCGCTAGCTGCCGGCTTTTCTGAGGTGCCGCGGAGGCTGCCAGGGCCACAGGCTGAACTTTGCCTCTTGTGAGCAGGGGCAAAGGGAATCTTGCACGTCCCCCTGCACCTGGTCTCTGGATAAACCGCCTCTGGGGCGGTCAGTCGTATTTTTAAACGCTGCCCCGGGGAGAGCCTGCGAGGGAGCTCCTGCCTTGCAGAGCTGAGGCTACTGCCCTGTGTGTTTAGTGGGGGGAGCTTTGAAGTGGGGTCTCTCCAAGGGGGAGATGTGATGCCCTCCGCCAGCACTAGCCAAACTGGAGCCCCAGCATCTTCCAGGAAGCAGGCCCCTGTCCTCGTCTCGTATTGTCGAGGTCAGAGTTGAAGTAGAGAAACTACTAGGCGGGGGAGGCACCAGgccagcctgggaggggtgggaaatTGATTGGGCCGGTCGCTTTTCCCAGCACCCCTCGCTGAGTTGGCTGTGTATGGGGGGGCGGCCTCAGGGCCAGGAGATCTTTGGGGAGGGCTGAAGGGTGACATGGCCTCGTGGGTATTCGGTCCTTTTCTCCTCTGATCCCTGCAGTGACGTGACACGTAACTTCCCCCCGCCACTAACACAAGGGCGTTGTTGGAGATTTCAGGCTGCACTTGTAacgttccgggggggggggcctctgtCCTTGCTGGAAAGACTCTTTTTCTGCTCGGTGGAAAGACTCTACTTACCTGTACGACAACCACGAGCATCCACCCCCCGGCTGCTGGCAACGCTGGAACGCCCCGAGCCCACGCACCTCTTCCGGGAGTGGTGGTGGTTTTCTGGCTAACTCCCTGGCCCAAATGGGGACACTGCAGCTTTTGAAAGCCCTCCCTCGCCCCCAGCCCGCTTGCCTTTTTTTTCTGATcagttttttttgctttttgaggAAGCTCCTCCATcgcatttaaaataacaatcaTGGTAACAGAATTCCGCTGCTGATTTACCAATGTATTTAAtgtaagtaaaaaacaaaaacatccgTGTATTAAATGAACCTGCTGTTTTATTGTGGCTGAAGCTagctggtgtgggggggtgaagagGGAGGGTTGGCTTCTCTGTCAGGGCGAGAACCCGCTCTCACCCCCGCCTCGGGCTCGTGTTCTCTGGgtggggtcagagcaggggcacAAAAGGATTGTTTCTAAATCCTAAGCCAGCCGGGCTGTAGCCTTGTGAAAATCTGCTGCCTCGCAGCCCCTGTCCACGTACCCCAGGGCCAGAAGTGCGGGGAACAGCTGAGATTTGAACGTGCCTGGGCCTCCCCATCGCACGCGCAGGGTCTGTGCTCGTGGCAAACGGGAATGAGCCTGGGTCCCCGGGGTAGTTCCCCTGCCTGTGGGCCTGGCTCTGATCCTGGGGCGGTGAGGATACCCCATGGCTGTGGCAGAGCTCCTCTcgcccaccccctgtcctgtcaGGATGGGGGTGCCTGGAGCACAAGTCAGGAGGTGGGGGTTAGGCTTGTCCtttgcctggctgggcagcagaGGGTGCAGTTGAGCAGCCTGTAAGCTGAAGCTCCTGGCTGGCGGGGCCTGGCCTGGCACCGGCTTGGGGACGGTCACTGGATTTGTCAAGGTGCCCGTTGGATGGGGGTGAGCATCACATGCCCCCCCTGCTCCCAAACAGGCCAGTCTGAGCCCAGCTCCGCAGCACCCCCCTGCACTTGCTTTGATGGGGATTCCTGGGCTGGGGCGAGCGAGCTCCTCCCATGCCCAGCGAGCACAGGTGTTACGCCCTCTGCGGGGTGATAGACCAGGGGTTTGTCAGGCCACCTGATGCTCccacggagggggtgggggtgtgactGGCAGGAACCTGGCTCTAGCCTGCAGCCAGGCCGGGCTGCCGACGTGCTTCTCGGGGCCTGAGagatgggagggggctggggctgtctgaggggcaccagctgcttcaggctGGAGGTGGTCGAGCAGCCTCTTTCCTAGGCTCTAGCCGTCTGTTCCTAACTCCCCTTCCCGGGGGGGCCACCGGGAGCCTGGAGGGTGAATGCCCGGCACAGCTGGTCCCGGTTGATAAATGGAGCAGgtggctgcccctctgcccccgcctgATAAGAGCTGGGCTGATGTCACCGCCCACAGGCGCCGAGTTAAATCAACAAGTGCCAGGAGGGGTCAGCTTGGGTCGTGGGGGAAGGTGAGGGAGCTTGTGACTTCTCTGCGGCTGGGGTGAGGCCTGTGTGTCCACGGGCCTGAGGCTGGTTCAGCCCAGTTCCTACGGGGCGTGATTGGTACCTGCCTGGCCGCCTTGGCACTGGGCTGAAGAGCTCATCCCAGGGCGGGGGCTGAGATGCATGGGGGGGGGCAAGCCCCTGGGCTGTGCCTACCCGAGGGCAGCCGGTGCCAGCAGAGCTCCTCTGCCTGGCTGGTTCTCACGGGCTGATgccagcagggaggggctgggccgtAGAAAAGGAAGCGAACGGGACTGTAATTAGCTGGTTCCCAGCCAAGGTTTTGTGGGCccagcatggggaggggggagagggaggtgtgATGGCTTTGCGCCCGCTCACCAGCGTGGTAACTAGCGTGGGCCTTGGGCTGCCCCTTGAGAAGGGGCCGAGACCAGGGGGGAGGTGGGAAATAGAAtctgctccttcccagctctCACAGCACCGGGCCGGCCTGAGAGAGGTTCTCTCAGGCAGCGGGTGCTGGCTGAGGCCTGATGCCGCTGATCCTAGACAGGGCAAGGGAGCCCCCGAAGGCTAGTTCTGCTTAATGGCCGGCTACTGTCCCTATGCAGCTAcccactccccccacctcccctgcatgaAGACTTTCCtcgggcaggtgggggggtgctGAGCTGCCTGGTTGtgtgggccaggggctggggggggctggttGTGGGTAGCTGCTCCCCACATGCTTGGGGCTGAGAGGGGGAATTGCTGCCCCTTGCCAGCTGCTGGGGCGGTTCCTGGGTGTGAACGGCGCTGGCAGGGGTATGGCCCCGGGAGAGGTGGCTGGTGGAGTCTTGCACCCAGAGGTCACGGGTTCAAAGCCAGCTGCCGGAAGcacttgccagagtttgctcCTGTTTCGCGTCCGCGCTGGGTCTGTCTGGTTTCCAGGGGTtgcgtctacacagcaaaatgTGTCCTACAACTGGCAATAACTAGCACCACTCGCCTCCTTCCCCGGTGGGCTGGGGCTGTACGGGGACTGGGCTGGTTCCCCGTGGAAGTTAGAGcagtctcagggctgctctaacgtACCCTGCTGGGACGTGCAGAACAGCTCTAGGATGGAGCCCTCCGTCCCTCCCTTGGTCTGACACCTAGCGGCCAGGGCTGGTATATAGCCCTTCTCCAAGCTCTCTGCCTATGACCGAACGCCccccgggcaggggcagggggctgtaaGTACCGTGATGCTGTTGGAGCAGTGGGTGTCCCAGGGCAAACTCCTGCCTTACATTCCCAGCACTGAGCAGCCCCGGGGCTAAGGGCGGGGGTGGGATGAGGCTGTATGTTAATGGCAGTGATGGTACCCACCCCGGCTTTGGCCTCCGCTCCCTAGTGTCGCCGTGAGCCCCGTGCTGCTGCCCGGGGAGGGGACCCATGGCCTTGGCAGtactgccccagcccaggctgggaaCCAGAGCTGCGCCCTGTTCCCAGCATGGCCGGGTCAGGCCTGGCCCCGTAAATCACTGCACCGGCGGTCTGGATTCTGCCCTGATCACCCtatgagctgggggagggggaggggtctccGGTGAGTTTGCAGGTGCCCTGAcgagccccccctgcacccccaaatccctcccccctgcagccatGTCGCCCCGGGAGCCGGGGATGCTACCCCGCCCTCGCCTCTTGCGTGGGAACCAGGAGGCACGTGGTGCTCCTggtgcaggccccgccccccgtcgggccccgccccgcccctgcctccccttctgctccagcagcagccgaGCGCGgactctggccctttaaatcgccgctgcCCCCTCCAGGGGGCGGGGTTCGGCTCCACCCCTGATGTCACTCGCCGAGGCCCCGCCCTTACCCTGCCTTAAAGGcgcaggctcagggcagggggcggggttaCGAGGCGCGGTGACGTTCCTGTGCCGCGGTCACAGGTGGGAGAGGCGGGGCGCATGGGGGGCTTGTGGGGTAATTGCGGGGGGGTCCAGTGGGGGTTGCACTGGGGGCTGGGTGAGGAGTTGCactgggggggggtgcctgggggctggggggcacgtGGAGGGTTGTTCTGGGGGGGGTgcttgggggctggggagttaCATGGAGGGTTGTACTGAGGGcagggtgctctgggggggctgNNNNNNNNNNcctgctcccccagccctgcgcttccccccctacccagctctgccggtgcccctcactgcccagccccctgctcccccagccctgcgcttccccccccttcccagctctgccggtgcccctcactgcccagccccctgctcccccagccctgcgcttcccccccctacccagctctgctggtgcccctcactgcccagccccctgctcccccagccctgcgcttcccccccctacccagctctgccggtgcccctcactgcccagccccctgctcccccagccctgtgcttccccccacccccagctctgccggtgcccctcactgcccagccccctgctcccccagccctgctcttcctgcccttcccagctctgccggtgcccctcactgcccagccccctgctcccccagccctgctcttcccccccttcccagctctgccggtgcccctcactgcccagccccctgctcctccagccctgctcttccccccccttcccagctctgccggtgcccctcactgcccagccccctgctcccccagccctgcgcttccccccccccccccccagctctgccggtgcctctcactgcccagccccctgctcgcccagccctgcgcttcccccccttcccagctctgccggtgcccctcactgcccagccccctgctcccccagccctgtgcttcccccccctccccagctctgccggtgcccctcactgcccagccccctgctcccccagccctgcgcttccccccctacccagctctgctggtgcccctcactgcccagccccctgctcccccagccctgcgctttcccccccccttcccagctctgccggtgcccctcactgcccagccccctgctcccccagccctgcgcttccccccccccccccagctctgccggtgcctctcactgcccagccccctgctcgcccagccctgcgcttccccccccttcccagctctgccggtgcccctcactgcccagccccctgctcccccagccctgtgcttcccccccttcccagctctgccggtgcttctcactgtccagccccctgctcccccagccctgcgcttccccccccttcccagctctgccggtgcccctcactgcccagccccctgctcccccagccctgctcttcccccccttcccagctctgccggtgcccctcactgcccagccccctgctcccccagccctgctcttcccccccttcccagctctgccggtgcccctcactgcccagccccctgctcccccagccctgcgcttcccccccccccccagctctgccggtgcctctcactgcccagccccctgctcccccagccctgctcttcccccccttcccagctctgccggtgcccctcactgcccagccccctgctcccccagccctgcgcttcccccccccccccagctctgccggtgcctctcactgcccagccccctgctcgcccagccctgcgcttcccccccttcccagttctgctggtgcccctcactgcccagccccctgctcccccagccctgtgcttcccccccctacccagctctgccggtgcctctcactgcccagccccctgctcccccagccctgcgcttccccccttcccagctctgccggtgcccctcactgcccagccccctgctcccccagccctgtgcttcccccccctacccagctctgccggtgcctctcactgcccagccccctgctcccccagccctgtgcttcccccccctccccagctctgccggtgccactcactgcccagccccctgctagcccagccctgctcttcccccccctacccagctctgccggtgcccctcactgcccagccccctgctcccccagccctccgctcccccccccccagctctgccggtgcctctcactgcccagccccctgctcgcccagccctgcgcttcccccccccagctctgccggtgcctctcactgcccagccccctgctcgcccagccctgcgcttcccccccttcccagctctgccggtgcccctcactgcccagccccctgctcccccagccctgcgcttccccccccttcccagctctgccggtgcccctcactgcccagccccctgctcccccagccctgcgcttcccccccttcccagctctgccggtgcccctcactgcccagccccctgctcccccagccctgcgcttcccccccttcccagctctgccggcacctctcactgcccagccccctgctcccccagccccgggctcccccccagctctgccggtgcccctcactcccacccgcagcccctgggaCTGCAAAGGGAAAAGGCGAGGAGGGAGCTAGCGTGAAGTTCCTTTGGGATTCTCTTTAGGGCAGCTGCCGCTTTGACACCTTGCCAGGGTTTTGCAGAATCCCCCAGCGGCTCTAATCTAATCTCTGCCCCCTGCAGAGGCTCTCAGCCGCAGCCCCAGCGAGAGAGCAGGCGAGTTTTATCTGTCAGGGGAGATCCCTTTATGGCTCGATGGCTGGCGTTATCTTATCAGACCTGTGGTAGGGGAACTCTGGGTTAATGTTCCACCGGCTGCTGGCCTGGGAAGGAGTCCAGGGCCGGGAACCGTTCAGGTGCCAGAGGGagcccaggggctggaggctgaaatgcagccacctctggggtggcaggTGGCAACTGTTTAACAGCCGCACAGTCGCCTAGCAAAGGACATGAACAGGACTCCCGGGTCGGGCTGAAATTACAGGTATTATTTTAGGGAGGCTGGGTTGGAAGCGGGCCAGGAAtgcgggggaggggcaaagcgCCCCTTGCtgagccccaccctgcagcacagcgccccctagtgccgcagtGGGGtcagccctgtgcagagagcgccccctgctgcacaGCCAGTAGATGGCAGGCGAGCAGGACGTGCTGGGCTGGTGCCCTGGGTGTCCTGTAGATGGCAGGGAGGTTGCTGGGGGATTTTTGCCCTCACTGGAGTCCTGGTTTCTCCCCCAGGTTGGCAGCTGTGGCCTGGGGGTCCCACCCCCAAGCCTGCACTGCCtggaccccctcccgcactcatgGCACCTGGAGCCCGGGCGACGGCAGCCGGAGACGGAAGGTCATGGCCGTGGGggctctgctgggcctgggcGCCGGCCTGGCCTACGGAGATCACCGCAGGCGGGTGAGGGAGCTGGGACCAGCGTCATGGGATCGGCGGCTCCCCAGAGCCTCCCTGGAGTGCTCAGCTCTCTGCCTCAGGGCACAAAGGTGGCATGAGAGCTGGATGGGCATCTTGGGGAAGGaggcatggtctagtggttagagcatgggggggctgggaatcaggactcctgggttctctcccagctccgggaggggagtgggatctagtggttagagcagggggggctgggaaccaggactcctgggttctctcccagctctgggaggggaatggggtctagtggttagagcagagaggggtctgggagccaggatccCTGGTTCCGCTCCCAGTTCTGCCCCTGAGGTGCTGCGTAGCCTGGGGTGCATCCCTTCCCCCCCCGAGGCGGGTGAGGCTCTCGGAGGCCTGCGGTGGATGTTGGCGGATGCACCTCGAGCCCCTCTCCTTGTCCCTGCAGGCGGCGGAGGCCGAGCCGAACGCTGAGGCCGCGCCCGGGGCGCCGTACCCCGTGTTCACCCGCCAGGAGGTGGGGCGGCACCGCAGCCTGGCCGAGCGGGTCTGGGTGACCTACGGCCGCGAGGTCTTCGACATCACCGACTTCGTGGAGCTGCACCCGGGGGGCAAGAGCAAGGTCCTGCTGGCAGCGGGGGGCGCCCTGGAGCCCTTCTGGGCCATGTACGCCGTGCACAGCCAGGCGCACGTGCTGGAGATCCTGCAGGCCTACAAGGTGGGGGAGCTGAGCCCCGAGGAGCAGAGCCAGGCCACCCAGGGGGACCCCTACTCCGGGGACCCCCCTCGGCACCCCGCCCTCCAAGTCAACAGCCTCAAGCCCTTCAACGCGGAGCCGCCAGCTGAGCTGCTGACCGAGAACTACCTGACGCCCAACCAGCTCTTCTTCAAACGCAACCACCTCCCGGTGCCGGCCGTGGACGCCGCCAGCTACCGGCTGCAggtggaggggccggggggccgcGTGCTGGCGCTCTCGCTGTCCGAGCTCAAGCGCCGCTTCCCCAAGCACGAGGTGACGGTCACCCTGCAGTGCGCCGGGAACCGCCGCTCGGAGATGAGCCGCGTCCGGCAGgtgaaggggctggagtggggggtggcGGCCATCAGCACGGCCCGCTGGGGCGGCGTCCGGCTCCGGGATGTCCTGGTGCACGCCGGctacagggaggaggagggggaggccgGGGAGCACCACGTCTGCTTCGAGGGCCTGGATAAGGACCTGAGCGGGGTGGCCTACGGAGCCTCCATCCCTTACCGCACGGCCATGGGCCGCGGGGCCGACGTGCTGCTGGCCTACGAGATGAACGGCGAGGAGCTGCCACGGGACCACGGCTACCCGCTGCGGGTGGTGGTGCCGGGCGTGGTGGGCGCCCGCAACGTCAAGTGGCTGGGCCGGGTCTCCGTGAGCCCGGAGGAGAGCCCAAGCCACTGGCAGCAGAACGACTACAAGGGCTTCTCGCCCGCCGTGGACTGGGACACGGTGGATTTCACAACGGCTCCCGCCATCCAGGAGCTGCCCGTCCAGTCGGCCATCACCGACCCCGCGCCTGGGGCCACCGTCCCGCCCGGGGAGCTGACGGTCAAGGGCTACGCCTGGAGCGGGGGCGGGCGCGGCGTGGTGCGCGTGGACGTCTCGCTGGACGGCGGCCGGACGTGGCGCGTGGCCGAGCTGACGGGCGAGGAGCAGCAGCCGGGCCGGGCCTGGGCCTGGCGCCTGTGGCAGCTCACGGCCCCCGTTCCCCCCGGCGCCACGGAGCTGGACATTGTCTGCAAGGCCGTGGACGCCAGCTACAACGTGCAGCCCGACACGGTGGAGCCCATCTGGAACCTGCGGGGGGTGCTGAGCAACGCCTGGCACCGCGTCACCGTCACCGTGGCCGAGgattaacggggggggggggggcaggtcccgGCCGCTCAGTGGGCGCCAATGGCCTGCGGCAGCACAGaggagagtggggggcaggggagacatgcagccccccccccccggatggaTGGAGAGGGGTGGCTGAGTTGGGGAGGGAGTCCATGAAACGGAtccacccagccccagggggagCTTGGAGAGGCCGGCTCAgggacgcacacacacacaccccggccccTCCAGGGCTCCCTTCCTGTGGGCCTGGCCTactgctcagggaggaggcaggggggacagatgggctggccccagggtggggccCTTGGTGAGATGAGTTTGGTGAGTCTCAGCCTAGTTCCCACCAGGACGGGGGAGAGGGGCCTTAGCACTGAAATACCATTCCAGCTGGCCCCAAGCGGCCCTGTGCTGGCGGCCCCGGCCTGGACcgggctgcggggctggagcTTATCCCTGGAGGCAGGTCCCCCCCGGCgcgggctggggcaggctggcatgggcgggggcagggagaggaagctGTTCCTGGCCTGGGGCCAGGACGGCAGCGCCCAGTTCTCCCGCTGGTGCTGTTATTCCTGCCCATGTCGCCCCCATTAACCCAGTGTAAAAtccaccttcccccccaccccaccccccgccggcAGCCATCTCCTTCTCCCCACCTGCCCTTAGTGCACGTGCCGGCCTGTGCCCTCCGCCTGCCTTTAGCACGACGTGCCTTCTGGTTCAGAGCCCGTTCATCCTCTGCTCCCCGGCGCTGCCCCAGCCCTCGCCTCCCTCCTGCCGCGGAGCTGGCCTGTTCGCCGACCGATCCACTGCGTcttggctctgggctccccccgcgGCGCGGGGCAAACACCTTGGCTCTTCCCGTCCCATCCCCGGTGCTGTTCCGGGCTGTGCCAAAGTCCGATTACTTTACGGCCGTGGGGAAGTGTCAGACACAGGCGGCTGTAAAGATTGTGCCGCGTTTATGGACTCGTCTCCTTCATTTACAGGGCAGCTGGCTGCCCCCCGAGGCTTCGGGGGGTTAACCGTTGCCTGGGGTGGAAGTTCTCCTCGCAGCAGGAGCTGAGCATGAGTCTGACGACCTCGTGTCCCGGGCAGGGGAATGTTCCGATTTCTAAACGGATCAAACCACCACAGCCATGCTGCCTAGCCTGGCTCTGCTGGTGCCATCTGCCTCCGGGGCTGGGATCGAGAGATCCTCTGATTTCCCCCCACTAGGAAAATGCTACATAAATGTCCCCTGTGCTGTGGTCAGTGGCTTTCTCGGCTAGTCAGTCTGCTGAGATGTTCAAAGCCATAAGCTGTATGCTGGCCAGAGATTCTCCACCAGAATGTGCGGCTTCCCCCAGAGTAAAACTATTTTCCCCAGGAAAATTTCAGGTTTTTTCCCCtgacatttttcaattttctgtttgagaaaatttttaaataaatcttttgtCTGAGGCCGACCTGACTCTGACCCGTCTGGTTTGTCAGCTCTCCTGCGATGGTTCGTTGCAGGTTAGTTCCGCATGAATCTGCACCCAGGTGAGCACTGCCTCCTGCTTGTTGTGATTTTCGTGCCTCAGACCCCATTCTCTATGGCCCAGCTGCCTCAGAACGACTCACCGGGGTATGTGAGCAATTGCTGAAATCAGCCTCGGGACCAGATGCtcggagggtagctaatgtgatgctgattttttaaaaaggctccagcggcgatcctggcaattacaggccggtaagtctaacatcagtaccaggcaaactggttgaaactatagtaaagaacagaattatcagacatgatatgttggggaagagtcaacatggcttatgtaaagggaaatcatgcctcactaatctactagaattcttcgaGGGGGTCAACAAATGTGTTGATACAgtttacttggactttcagaaagcccttgccaaggtccctcaccaaagggtcttaagcaaagtaaggagtcataggataagagggaaggtgctctcacaGATCGGTAACAGGTTAAACaatgaaacaaaggataggactaaatggtcagttttgacagtggggagaggtaaatagcagggtccccaaggatctgtactgggactagcgccgttcaacatcttcataaaatgatctggaaaaaggcataaacagtgaggtggcaaagtttgcagctgCTACACAATGACttaaggtagttaagtccaaagctggtggcaaagagttacaaagggatctcacaaaactcggAGGCACTGGCTAGGGaagaaaatagcagatgaaattcaatgttgataaatgcaaagtaatgcacatgggaaaacatcatcccaactctacatatcaAATGATGGCATCtgaatgagctgttaccactcaagaagga encodes the following:
- the SUOX gene encoding sulfite oxidase, mitochondrial; this encodes MAGRLLGDFCPHWSPGFSPRLAAVAWGSHPQACTAWTPSRTHGTWSPGDGSRRRKVMAVGALLGLGAGLAYGDHRRRAAEAEPNAEAAPGAPYPVFTRQEVGRHRSLAERVWVTYGREVFDITDFVELHPGGKSKVLLAAGGALEPFWAMYAVHSQAHVLEILQAYKVGELSPEEQSQATQGDPYSGDPPRHPALQVNSLKPFNAEPPAELLTENYLTPNQLFFKRNHLPVPAVDAASYRLQVEGPGGRVLALSLSELKRRFPKHEVTVTLQCAGNRRSEMSRVRQVKGLEWGVAAISTARWGGVRLRDVLVHAGYREEEGEAGEHHVCFEGLDKDLSGVAYGASIPYRTAMGRGADVLLAYEMNGEELPRDHGYPLRVVVPGVVGARNVKWLGRVSVSPEESPSHWQQNDYKGFSPAVDWDTVDFTTAPAIQELPVQSAITDPAPGATVPPGELTVKGYAWSGGGRGVVRVDVSLDGGRTWRVAELTGEEQQPGRAWAWRLWQLTAPVPPGATELDIVCKAVDASYNVQPDTVEPIWNLRGVLSNAWHRVTVTVAED